From Zhongshania aliphaticivorans, one genomic window encodes:
- a CDS encoding ubiquinone biosynthesis accessory factor UbiJ: MIPPVLQGAAISGLENLINRALHLDPSARAKLLSLDGQRFALELKEPDLNIGIGITGSRLRILGSLNEGISTRLSGRWSEFAAVATAADPAAALINGNIRISGDTAPLLALRKILADLDIDWEQPLADSFGDVAAHQIGTGLRAGHRWLNATRQNLHRQFEEFLVEESNLVPHPCQADDFYQQIDDVKARSERLEAKLRRLQARLTPQTNKN; the protein is encoded by the coding sequence GTGATTCCACCGGTACTCCAAGGTGCGGCGATTTCCGGCCTTGAAAACCTAATTAATAGAGCACTTCATCTCGACCCCAGTGCCCGCGCGAAACTATTGAGCTTAGACGGCCAACGTTTTGCCCTTGAGCTAAAGGAGCCCGATCTTAATATCGGCATCGGCATTACTGGTAGTCGCCTGCGTATACTCGGCAGCCTAAACGAAGGCATTAGCACCCGGCTCAGTGGTCGCTGGAGTGAGTTTGCCGCCGTGGCGACGGCCGCCGACCCAGCTGCGGCGCTGATCAATGGCAATATTCGGATCAGCGGCGATACCGCACCGCTATTAGCATTGCGTAAAATTCTTGCCGACCTCGACATTGACTGGGAGCAACCGCTCGCCGATTCCTTTGGCGACGTCGCCGCCCACCAAATTGGCACTGGCCTGCGGGCTGGCCACCGCTGGCTAAATGCAACTCGGCAAAACTTACACCGCCAGTTTGAAGAGTTTTTGGTCGAAGAGAGCAATCTCGTTCCCCACCCCTGTCAGGCCGACGATTTCTATCAACAAATTGACGATGTTAAGGCTCGCAGTGA
- the ubiE gene encoding bifunctional demethylmenaquinone methyltransferase/2-methoxy-6-polyprenyl-1,4-benzoquinol methylase UbiE, producing MADDKTTHFGYKTVDSKDKVKMVAGVFHSVAAKYDIMNDLMSGGVHRLWKRFTIELSGVRPGNKVLDIAGGTGDLAAKFSRLVGSSGKVVLADINDSMLTVGREKLTNKGIVGNIEYVQANAECLPFPDNYFDCITIAFGLRNVTDKDAALRSMNRVLKPGGRLLVLEFSKPVNPVIAKLYDRYSFDVLPKMGQLVTNDADSYRYLAESIRMHPDQDTLKGMMSDAGFVDVRYHNMTAGVVAVHRGIKP from the coding sequence ATGGCAGACGACAAAACCACCCACTTCGGTTACAAAACCGTCGACAGCAAAGACAAAGTCAAAATGGTCGCTGGCGTCTTTCACTCTGTGGCGGCCAAATACGACATCATGAACGACCTCATGTCCGGTGGCGTCCATCGCCTGTGGAAGCGCTTTACCATTGAACTGTCTGGCGTGCGTCCCGGCAATAAAGTATTGGACATTGCCGGCGGGACCGGCGACCTCGCCGCAAAATTTAGCCGCTTAGTTGGCAGCAGTGGCAAGGTTGTGCTGGCCGACATCAATGACTCGATGCTCACCGTTGGCCGAGAAAAACTGACCAACAAAGGCATCGTCGGCAATATCGAATATGTACAGGCCAACGCCGAATGCCTGCCCTTCCCCGACAATTACTTTGACTGCATTACTATTGCTTTTGGCCTGCGCAATGTCACCGACAAAGACGCCGCACTGCGCTCCATGAACAGGGTACTCAAACCCGGCGGTCGCCTGCTGGTGCTGGAGTTTTCCAAACCCGTTAATCCGGTCATCGCAAAGCTCTACGACCGCTACTCTTTTGATGTTTTGCCCAAGATGGGCCAACTCGTTACGAATGACGCAGACAGTTACCGCTATTTGGCCGAGAGCATCCGCATGCACCCCGATCAAGACACCCTCAAAGGCATGATGAGCGATGCGGGCTTTGTCGATGTGCGCTATCACAATATGACGGCGGGCGTCGTTGCCGTGCACCGGGGCATAAAGCCGTGA
- a CDS encoding replication protein P, translating to MQDSNKLLEQANRQLASSPNTPTAAGQTNSEPLPDRDAVIDALNQMFAEFELVYHNQYNKAFSNPEKLSYAKKIWFSNLRHISPERIIAATHRAIRESEFLPTVKGILKYCEPDLRELGLPDSHSAYMEACRAPQPKAEYNWSHPAVYHAGRACDWFFLAGTAEHTAYPVFKRHYEDICQRVINGETLSLPAQIALPETISKPLSPDEQRQRMQQLRDELDI from the coding sequence ATGCAAGACAGCAACAAGCTCCTGGAGCAAGCAAACCGGCAACTGGCTTCATCGCCAAACACACCGACCGCAGCTGGGCAGACGAACTCTGAACCCCTACCAGACAGAGACGCCGTAATCGACGCGCTTAACCAGATGTTTGCGGAGTTCGAGCTGGTCTACCACAACCAATACAACAAGGCCTTTTCAAATCCTGAAAAGCTCTCCTATGCCAAGAAAATTTGGTTTAGCAATCTGCGCCACATCAGCCCAGAGCGAATTATTGCCGCGACCCACCGCGCCATTCGCGAATCTGAGTTTTTGCCGACGGTTAAAGGTATTTTAAAATACTGCGAACCCGATCTGCGCGAACTCGGTTTACCCGACAGCCACAGTGCCTATATGGAAGCGTGTCGCGCACCTCAGCCCAAGGCCGAGTACAACTGGTCACACCCCGCGGTTTATCACGCTGGCCGCGCCTGCGACTGGTTTTTTCTTGCGGGCACTGCCGAGCACACTGCTTATCCGGTGTTTAAGCGGCACTACGAGGATATCTGCCAACGCGTTATTAACGGCGAGACCCTGAGTTTACCTGCACAAATCGCGCTTCCAGAGACCATTAGCAAGCCACTGAGCCCCGACGAACAGCGTCAGCGCATGCAGCAGCTCAGAGACGAACTCGACATATAA
- a CDS encoding DnaT-like ssDNA-binding domain-containing protein yields MSAAFVERQLLVSPSLAATLGLEAALLYQLLAEWLPLLDSRESQGIQWYIIDKQRLNKQLPFWDMDKIEEVLRTLNDQGLIIIGAALMSNAQNIRLAFTQAKSAAPAVQASPAAAQTESATPQSTIQQPVRRGSLVANTTRVNQHTNTANPRHPVPGNNIIAADWLPDQAGIDYLTRFNQVDPAFINAVLPEFIAHYRDTGETRSSWNSAFSQYVSRRWKKEQYQKIELSRNQPIGDNWKPSLDALEILERDGISRNFIEDAIPEFTLFWRERGTADSNWNSRFIQHIRLQWARYTNAVSNENVIAPIPGNWQPNDSVFDILRMARIDPEFAKAQIAEFILFWQDSGQAHRSWNTKFLQHVKYRWANNHQLGQSDARQQQAPGASKPATGFIAKHTDRSWADEL; encoded by the coding sequence ATGTCGGCCGCTTTTGTAGAACGCCAACTATTGGTATCCCCCTCCCTCGCCGCAACACTCGGCTTAGAGGCAGCACTGCTGTATCAATTGCTAGCGGAATGGCTACCCCTGCTCGACAGCCGGGAAAGCCAAGGAATTCAATGGTATATCATTGACAAACAGCGCCTGAATAAACAACTCCCGTTTTGGGACATGGATAAAATTGAAGAAGTGCTACGCACCCTGAATGACCAGGGACTCATTATTATCGGCGCAGCCCTAATGAGCAATGCACAAAATATTCGGCTGGCATTTACCCAAGCCAAATCCGCAGCACCAGCAGTGCAAGCAAGCCCCGCCGCAGCCCAAACTGAGAGCGCGACACCGCAGTCAACTATACAACAGCCGGTACGCAGGGGCTCGCTGGTCGCCAACACCACAAGAGTGAACCAACACACCAACACTGCCAATCCTCGCCACCCGGTGCCCGGCAACAATATAATTGCAGCAGACTGGCTCCCCGACCAAGCGGGCATCGACTACCTAACCCGCTTTAATCAGGTCGACCCCGCGTTTATCAACGCCGTGCTACCCGAGTTTATCGCCCATTACCGCGACACGGGCGAAACCCGCAGCTCGTGGAACAGTGCGTTTAGCCAGTATGTCAGTCGCCGCTGGAAAAAAGAGCAGTACCAAAAAATTGAATTGTCGCGCAATCAACCCATTGGCGACAACTGGAAGCCCAGCCTCGATGCCCTTGAAATTCTCGAGCGCGACGGTATTAGCCGCAATTTTATTGAAGACGCCATTCCCGAGTTTACCCTGTTCTGGCGAGAGCGCGGCACCGCCGACAGCAATTGGAATTCGCGCTTTATACAGCATATTCGCCTGCAATGGGCGCGCTATACCAATGCCGTCAGCAATGAAAACGTCATCGCGCCAATTCCCGGCAACTGGCAGCCCAATGATTCAGTCTTCGATATTTTGCGTATGGCCCGTATCGACCCGGAATTTGCCAAAGCACAAATCGCCGAATTTATATTATTCTGGCAAGACAGCGGCCAAGCACACCGTTCATGGAACACAAAATTTCTCCAACATGTAAAATACCGTTGGGCAAACAATCATCAACTGGGACAGAGCGATGCAAGACAGCAACAAGCTCCTGGAGCAAGCAAACCGGCAACTGGCTTCATCGCCAAACACACCGACCGCAGCTGGGCAGACGAACTCTGA
- the radA gene encoding DNA repair protein RadA → MAKQKTAYVCVDCGSDHNKWQGQCQDCGAWNTLSELRLGPATSAKAAPVRQGYAGEVGGEVQMLANVSIEALPRRSTGFDEFDRVLGGGLVPGSAVLIGGHPGAGKSTLLLQVLCRLANQCECLYVTGEESLPQIAMRAQRLNLSADTLKLCSETSLELILAQAMANKPAILVVDSIQVLHSEQVNSAPGSVSQVRECAAALTRFAKQTGTVLLMVGHVTKDGGLAGPKVLEHIIDCSIMLEGSSDSRYRTLRGSKNRFGAVNELGVFAMTELGLKEVKNPSAIFLNRGDVVSSGSTVMVVWEGTRPLLVEIQALVDSSGFGNPRRVAVGLEQNRLAMLLAVLHRHGGLQVGDQDVFVNVVGGVKVLETGSDLALLFAIVSSFRDRPLPEDLVVFGEVGLSGEIRPVPSGQERLQEARKHGFRRAIVPHGNAPRGDLVGMEVVGVKTLAEALEAI, encoded by the coding sequence ATGGCAAAACAAAAAACCGCGTATGTGTGTGTGGACTGTGGTTCTGACCACAATAAATGGCAGGGCCAGTGTCAGGATTGCGGCGCTTGGAATACCTTGTCGGAGCTGCGTTTAGGGCCTGCGACGAGTGCCAAAGCAGCACCAGTGCGGCAAGGTTATGCGGGTGAAGTTGGCGGTGAGGTGCAAATGCTCGCCAATGTCAGTATTGAGGCCTTGCCAAGGCGCTCCACTGGTTTTGATGAATTTGATCGGGTCTTGGGCGGCGGGCTGGTGCCTGGCTCTGCGGTATTGATCGGTGGGCATCCGGGGGCGGGCAAAAGTACGCTGCTCTTGCAAGTTCTGTGTCGTTTGGCGAATCAATGCGAATGCCTTTATGTGACTGGCGAAGAGTCGCTGCCGCAGATTGCGATGCGGGCTCAGCGTCTGAATTTAAGTGCAGATACCCTAAAGCTGTGCTCGGAAACCAGTCTCGAGTTGATTTTGGCCCAAGCGATGGCGAATAAACCCGCCATATTAGTGGTGGATTCGATTCAGGTTTTACACAGCGAGCAAGTCAACTCGGCGCCCGGCAGTGTTTCACAGGTGCGGGAGTGCGCTGCGGCGCTCACCCGCTTCGCCAAGCAGACTGGCACGGTACTGTTGATGGTTGGTCATGTAACCAAGGATGGCGGTTTGGCTGGCCCCAAGGTGCTTGAGCATATTATTGATTGCTCGATCATGCTTGAGGGCAGCAGTGATAGTCGCTATCGCACCTTGCGCGGGAGTAAAAACCGATTTGGTGCGGTGAATGAGCTAGGTGTGTTTGCCATGACGGAATTGGGTCTTAAAGAAGTTAAGAACCCGTCTGCGATCTTTCTTAATCGCGGTGATGTGGTGTCGTCTGGCAGTACTGTGATGGTGGTGTGGGAGGGTACGCGGCCGCTCTTGGTCGAGATCCAGGCCTTGGTCGATAGCTCTGGATTTGGCAATCCGCGCCGGGTGGCGGTGGGTTTAGAGCAAAACCGTTTGGCGATGTTGCTGGCGGTGCTACATCGTCACGGTGGCTTACAGGTTGGTGATCAAGATGTGTTCGTTAACGTGGTAGGTGGCGTTAAAGTGCTGGAAACCGGTTCTGACTTAGCATTGCTTTTCGCAATTGTGTCGAGCTTTCGGGATCGCCCTTTGCCTGAAGATTTAGTGGTCTTTGGTGAAGTCGGTCTGTCGGGGGAAATTCGCCCGGTGCCCAGCGGCCAGGAGCGGCTCCAAGAGGCTCGTAAGCACGGATTTCGCCGAGCTATTGTGCCTCATGGTAATGCGCCGCGGGGTGACTTGGTCGGCATGGAAGTCGTGGGGGTGAAAACTCTCGCTGAAGCGCTGGAGGCCATTTAG
- a CDS encoding penicillin-binding protein 1A yields the protein MPSKTRILRLFIGLGILASCGAVMIFAAAFLYISPKLPSVEALKDIQLQTPLRIYSADGKLLGEFGEKRRSPISFQEVPELFIKAFLAAEDDRFYIHHGVDITSLLRAASQLITSGSIQSGGSTITMQVAKNYFLSQERTFTRKFTEIFLAIEIERALSKGDILELYLNKIFLGNHAYGIEAAGQVYYGKPIKELNLAQMAMIAGLPKAPSAYNPVANPNRAKIRRNWILGRMLSLGYITQADYQTAIAEPISAKAYGTQLDVDAPYVSEMVRLHMLERYGRTAYEDGFTVITTVDSRLQNSANNALLDGVIEYDTRHGYRGAERHWNLSKDIDDEQRERLSQKLEEIGSIGPWHPALVLNVAEKSATLLLSTGDQTTLEWSHGLEGTIRYISEDRVSYAPETASDLLAAGDVIRVRMSQTEPRHWELSQLPKIQGALVSLNADSGAILSLVGGYNYQKSAFNRVTQAERQPGSNFKPFIYTAALDNGFTPATIINDAPIVFEDSGLGDTWRPSNDNGTFNGPMRLRKALYMSRNLVSIRVLRDLGIGKAIDYIARFGFDPNKLPRDLSLALGSHSLTPLDIVSGYAVFANGGYKVKPYIIDRIIDRDGNTLYRAEPDIVCRNCSTDEDGDLLNPHHRMEADTLDDIINNSSSEAPKANYAKRVLSEDVAFLIDSILQDVITRGTGRKALVLKRSDAAGKTGTTNGPTDAWFSGYSGGIVTSAWVGFDQNNNLGRREYGGSVALPIWIDYMKEALKNKPERHLKQPDNVISVRIDPDTGNLAQPGQSNAIFEYFRSDNAPSEGFNQPQSPYGSSAGDDPIEIF from the coding sequence ATGCCAAGCAAGACCCGAATTCTCCGCCTTTTCATCGGCCTAGGCATTCTCGCCAGCTGCGGCGCCGTGATGATTTTCGCCGCGGCATTCCTTTATATTAGCCCTAAATTGCCATCCGTCGAGGCGTTAAAAGACATTCAACTGCAAACACCGCTGCGGATATACAGCGCAGACGGCAAGCTGCTTGGAGAATTTGGCGAAAAGCGTCGCTCCCCCATTAGCTTCCAAGAAGTCCCCGAGCTCTTTATCAAAGCCTTTCTCGCCGCCGAAGATGACCGCTTTTATATCCATCACGGTGTCGACATCACCAGTCTGCTGCGTGCTGCGTCCCAGTTAATCACTAGTGGCAGCATCCAATCGGGCGGCTCGACAATCACCATGCAGGTGGCCAAGAACTACTTTCTTAGCCAAGAACGCACCTTTACCCGGAAATTCACCGAAATTTTCTTGGCCATCGAAATAGAGCGTGCACTCAGTAAGGGCGACATTCTCGAGCTATACCTAAACAAGATTTTCCTCGGTAACCATGCCTATGGTATCGAGGCTGCCGGTCAAGTCTATTACGGAAAACCCATAAAAGAGCTCAATCTCGCGCAAATGGCCATGATCGCCGGACTCCCGAAGGCGCCGTCGGCCTATAACCCCGTCGCCAACCCCAATCGCGCCAAAATACGTCGTAACTGGATATTGGGCCGAATGCTTAGTCTTGGCTATATCACACAGGCTGACTACCAAACTGCCATTGCCGAACCTATCAGCGCCAAGGCCTATGGCACCCAGCTCGATGTTGATGCTCCTTACGTATCAGAAATGGTGCGCCTGCACATGCTCGAGCGCTACGGCCGAACCGCCTATGAAGATGGCTTCACCGTCATCACCACAGTCGATAGCCGACTCCAAAACTCAGCGAATAACGCTCTTCTCGACGGCGTGATTGAATATGACACGCGGCATGGCTACCGCGGCGCGGAGCGACACTGGAATCTCAGTAAAGATATCGACGATGAGCAGCGCGAGCGCCTAAGCCAAAAATTAGAAGAAATTGGCAGCATTGGGCCCTGGCATCCAGCATTGGTTTTGAATGTAGCCGAGAAAAGCGCCACCTTGCTACTCTCCACTGGCGACCAAACGACGCTGGAGTGGAGCCACGGCCTAGAGGGAACGATCCGTTATATTAGCGAGGACAGGGTCAGCTACGCACCAGAAACGGCGAGTGACTTACTCGCGGCAGGTGACGTAATACGTGTGCGCATGAGCCAGACGGAACCGCGCCACTGGGAACTGTCACAGCTCCCCAAAATTCAGGGTGCACTCGTCTCCCTAAACGCCGATAGCGGGGCAATACTCAGCTTAGTGGGCGGCTACAACTATCAAAAAAGCGCCTTTAACCGCGTCACCCAAGCAGAGCGTCAACCGGGTTCGAATTTCAAACCCTTTATTTATACCGCCGCCCTCGATAACGGTTTCACCCCGGCCACTATTATTAACGACGCGCCCATCGTCTTTGAGGACAGCGGGCTCGGCGACACCTGGCGCCCCAGCAATGACAACGGCACATTCAATGGCCCCATGCGCCTGCGCAAAGCACTGTATATGTCGCGCAACCTGGTTTCTATCAGAGTACTCAGAGACCTCGGCATCGGCAAAGCCATCGACTATATAGCCCGCTTCGGTTTTGACCCAAACAAGCTACCACGCGATCTTTCGCTCGCGCTCGGCAGCCATTCGCTAACCCCGCTGGATATTGTTAGCGGCTACGCGGTGTTTGCCAATGGCGGTTACAAAGTAAAGCCCTATATTATCGATCGCATTATTGACCGCGACGGCAACACCCTTTACCGCGCCGAACCCGATATCGTCTGCCGCAACTGCAGCACCGACGAAGATGGCGACCTACTAAACCCTCACCATCGAATGGAGGCCGACACCCTCGACGACATCATTAATAACAGCAGCAGCGAGGCACCGAAGGCCAACTACGCCAAACGCGTACTCAGCGAAGACGTCGCCTTTCTGATCGACAGTATTTTACAAGACGTCATCACGCGAGGAACCGGCCGCAAAGCACTGGTGCTAAAGCGCAGCGACGCAGCGGGCAAAACCGGTACCACTAACGGGCCTACCGACGCGTGGTTCTCTGGTTACAGCGGCGGCATTGTGACCTCGGCCTGGGTCGGCTTTGACCAAAACAACAATCTTGGTCGCCGCGAGTACGGTGGCTCTGTCGCCCTGCCCATCTGGATTGATTACATGAAAGAAGCGCTCAAAAACAAACCCGAGCGCCACTTAAAGCAACCGGACAATGTCATCTCGGTAAGAATTGACCCAGATACCGGCAACCTCGCCCAACCCGGCCAGAGCAACGCTATATTTGAATACTTCCGCAGCGACAATGCGCCGAGCGAGGGCTTCAACCAACCCCAAAGCCCCTACGGCAGCAGTGCTGGCGACGATCCAATAGAAATATTTTAA
- a CDS encoding pilus assembly protein PilM, with translation MLDGLFGGQGSRSLLGIDISSSAVKLLELSRSGEKYRVESYAVMSLPSQVVVEKNIADVEQVGDVVRAVHSRSRSKLKRAAVAVPGSAIITKVLHMPAGLHENAMETQISLEADQYIPYPLDEVSLDFEVLGESETNPEMVDVMLVACRRDNVDTRVESLEIAGITPKVVDVEAYAIERSFDLIAQQLGCDENTVVAIVDVGASMTSLSVIVNGETVYTRDQLFGGRQLTEEIQRRYGLTVEEAGLAKKQGGLSDDYDSEVLAPFREAVIQQVSRSLQFFYSASQYSGVDIILLAGGVAAMQGLVELVQERLGIDTVIANPFAAMSVAPGVDATKLTSDAPAMLIACGLALRSFD, from the coding sequence GTGCTAGATGGCTTGTTTGGCGGTCAGGGTTCCCGGAGTCTGCTCGGTATTGACATCAGTTCCAGTGCGGTTAAGTTACTGGAGTTGAGCCGGAGTGGCGAGAAATATCGCGTAGAAAGCTACGCGGTAATGTCTCTGCCGTCGCAGGTTGTGGTCGAAAAAAATATTGCTGATGTCGAGCAGGTGGGCGACGTTGTGCGTGCAGTGCACTCCCGATCTCGCAGCAAGCTGAAACGCGCCGCGGTGGCAGTGCCTGGTTCGGCAATTATTACCAAAGTTCTGCACATGCCTGCGGGTCTGCATGAAAATGCCATGGAAACGCAGATTTCCCTCGAGGCTGATCAGTATATTCCTTACCCATTAGATGAGGTTTCTCTGGACTTTGAGGTCTTGGGTGAATCGGAAACCAACCCGGAAATGGTGGATGTGATGCTCGTGGCTTGTCGTCGCGATAACGTCGATACGCGGGTTGAGTCATTAGAAATTGCTGGGATTACCCCAAAAGTGGTGGATGTCGAGGCCTACGCTATTGAGCGGAGTTTTGATCTTATCGCTCAGCAGCTAGGCTGTGATGAGAATACGGTGGTGGCCATTGTCGATGTTGGCGCCAGTATGACCTCCCTCAGTGTGATCGTGAACGGCGAAACAGTTTATACCCGCGACCAATTGTTTGGCGGTCGTCAGCTAACCGAAGAGATCCAGCGTCGCTATGGCTTGACGGTGGAAGAAGCTGGTCTGGCCAAAAAGCAAGGCGGACTATCCGATGACTATGACAGTGAAGTCTTGGCTCCGTTCCGAGAAGCGGTTATTCAACAGGTATCTAGGTCACTGCAATTCTTTTATTCGGCCAGTCAGTACAGCGGTGTCGATATTATTTTATTAGCTGGCGGTGTTGCCGCCATGCAGGGCTTGGTCGAGCTGGTCCAAGAGCGCTTGGGCATAGATACGGTTATTGCGAACCCGTTTGCGGCCATGTCGGTTGCACCGGGTGTAGACGCCACTAAATTGACCAGTGATGCCCCGGCCATGCTGATTGCCTGCGGTTTGGCACTGAGGAGTTTTGATTAA
- a CDS encoding PilN domain-containing protein produces MATINLLPWREERRELIKQQFLVVLGGVAVLGALLILLAMSIVNSAISGQEARNNYMQAQITKINKEVAEISELEKRRQQLLDRMTIIQDLQGTRPLIVRVFDEMVRTLPDGLFYTSVVRRDKQVNVEGIAESNNRVSSLMRKLDGSPWFADPNLTAVSAASAYGDQASSFKLSFQISAPAPDDEK; encoded by the coding sequence ATGGCAACGATTAACTTATTGCCTTGGCGCGAGGAGCGCCGCGAGCTGATTAAACAGCAGTTCCTCGTGGTGCTCGGCGGTGTGGCTGTGCTGGGGGCACTGTTGATTTTACTCGCCATGTCGATTGTGAATAGTGCAATCAGTGGTCAGGAAGCACGCAATAATTATATGCAGGCCCAAATAACTAAAATTAATAAGGAAGTGGCCGAAATTAGTGAGCTTGAAAAGCGCCGCCAGCAATTACTCGACCGAATGACGATTATTCAGGATTTGCAGGGTACCCGGCCGCTAATAGTGCGGGTCTTCGATGAAATGGTGAGAACCCTACCCGATGGCTTGTTTTACACCTCGGTAGTTCGGCGTGATAAACAGGTAAATGTGGAAGGCATTGCTGAATCGAATAATAGAGTATCCAGCTTAATGCGTAAATTGGACGGCTCACCTTGGTTTGCCGATCCGAACCTGACTGCGGTGAGTGCGGCTTCAGCCTACGGCGATCAAGCCAGTAGTTTCAAATTGTCTTTCCAGATCAGTGCGCCTGCGCCTGATGATGAGAAGTAG
- a CDS encoding type 4a pilus biogenesis protein PilO, with protein sequence MAEWQELVEEVKSFDVSDLTVENIGAWPLLVRAAVWLGVFVLCLAGGYFYVIADLRVKLSSVEAKEVQLKQEFEKKAFKAAKLIPLKKQMEEMEESFGILLSQLPVDTEVPGLLEDMTEKAVSNGLEISSIQLQAERVQEFYVELPIAIKVSGSYHDLAAFVSGIAGLPRIVTLHDYTISSNKEQSQQTMSITAKTYRYKDTEAGS encoded by the coding sequence GTGGCGGAGTGGCAAGAATTAGTCGAAGAAGTAAAAAGCTTCGACGTCAGTGACCTAACTGTTGAGAATATTGGGGCTTGGCCATTATTGGTGAGGGCAGCAGTATGGCTTGGGGTTTTTGTGTTGTGCTTGGCGGGTGGCTATTTTTATGTGATTGCAGATTTGCGTGTCAAGCTGTCGAGTGTTGAGGCTAAAGAAGTTCAGTTAAAGCAAGAATTTGAGAAAAAAGCATTCAAGGCAGCGAAGCTGATCCCACTGAAAAAGCAGATGGAGGAGATGGAGGAGTCTTTTGGCATTTTACTTAGTCAGTTGCCAGTCGACACCGAAGTGCCCGGCCTCTTAGAAGACATGACCGAGAAGGCAGTTTCGAATGGCTTGGAAATCAGCAGCATCCAGCTCCAGGCCGAGCGAGTTCAGGAATTTTATGTAGAGCTGCCCATTGCCATCAAGGTGAGCGGTAGTTACCACGATTTGGCGGCCTTTGTGAGCGGTATCGCCGGCCTGCCACGAATAGTGACCTTGCACGACTATACGATTAGCTCCAATAAGGAGCAAAGTCAGCAAACCATGTCGATTACGGCTAAGACATACCGTTATAAAGACACGGAGGCGGGTTCATGA
- a CDS encoding pilus assembly protein PilP, whose protein sequence is MIKRVSLVASFTLVLAACGGGAQFADLDAFVAAKRAAPSGQIPPIPALKAYRAFSYSASGLRGPFNRPVDVKEIARLEAASSVKPDTKREKEYLEQYSLDSLTVVGTVRLNGKLWALVKDADGGVHRVKESNYLGRNYGKIIEVAENYLTVIEIVSTGGDGWVERPRSLELKVRN, encoded by the coding sequence ATGATTAAGCGCGTTTCCCTTGTCGCCAGCTTTACGCTGGTATTGGCCGCTTGCGGTGGTGGCGCTCAGTTTGCCGATCTAGACGCCTTTGTCGCCGCGAAGCGGGCGGCGCCATCTGGACAAATTCCACCGATTCCTGCTCTCAAAGCTTACCGCGCGTTTAGCTATTCGGCGTCTGGTCTGCGGGGCCCTTTTAATCGCCCGGTTGATGTTAAAGAGATTGCACGACTTGAAGCGGCTAGCAGTGTTAAGCCTGATACCAAGCGCGAGAAAGAATATTTAGAACAGTACTCACTAGACTCCTTGACGGTGGTGGGAACGGTGCGCTTAAACGGGAAATTGTGGGCGTTAGTGAAGGACGCCGATGGCGGTGTGCATCGGGTTAAAGAAAGTAATTACCTAGGCCGGAATTACGGCAAAATTATTGAGGTTGCGGAGAACTACCTGACGGTTATTGAGATTGTCTCCACCGGCGGGGATGGCTGGGTTGAACGGCCGCGCTCCCTTGAACTGAAAGTCCGTAACTAA